The sequence below is a genomic window from Clostridium putrefaciens.
CCAACTTTAAATTAATCCCAGTGCATTTAACATCTTATCTAAAGATCCCGGCTTCGGGATATAATAAAAATGTGCACCAATATTATTATTTTCATCATTATTTATATCGTTATTTAAAAATGTAGTTTCAATATCTAATACATAATCATCATATTGGCCTGTCTCAATAAATATGGTGCTAAGAATAGCTCCTAACATATCATAAGTCACAGCCGGCACAGATGGAATTATCAATAGATTTGTAAGCTTTCCTATAGCATTCATATAAGACCCTGCTATTATATTTCCCACTTCACAAAGTACTGAGTACCCCATATCATTTATAGTATCTACCTTAGTTCCTGTGAGTAACCCTATTATATTTAAAGCTACTTCATTATTAAGTATAAATAGTATATTTCCAGGCGCATCACCAAGCACTCTAACAACAACTCCAACCAATGGGTTTTCTCCATCTATTCGAGAAAAGATATCTTCAAATTTTACTATATTAATATCTGGAACTGTCATATCTATCCTCTTATTTAACAGTTGAGAGAATGATGTAACTGCATTACCTGATCCAATATTACTCATTTCTTTTAAAGCATCAAGTTGTATATCATCTAACTTTAAATAATTCATTATACATTATACACCTCTATCTTTCAAGATAATATTTATTAAACTAAAGCCCCTACATCAAGAATTAATGTAACTAATCCATCACCTAAGATCGTAGCTCCTATATATTCCTTTAATTCATGGAATATACTACCTAAAGGCTTTATAACTATTTCTTGTTGCCCTAACAAGTCATCAACTAAAAATCCTACGCTTTTTTCGGCCACATTTGTTATTACTATAAATCCTTTTCCACCTTTTCTTTTTTCATCAATTTCTAATAACTCATTTATCCTAATCAAAGGTATAACATTATCTCTATATATTATAACCTCCTCACCATTAGTTCTTTTTATTAAATCTTCTCTATAATTAATAACTCTATCTATGTAGCCTAATGATATAGCCATAGTTTCACTACCAACTTTAACAAGAAGAGCTTGGATTATTTGTAGGGTAAGGGGTAATTTAATTATAAATGTGGAGCCCTTGTCTATTTCACTTATAACCTCAACCGTCCCACCTAAAGCTCCAATTTTTGTTTTAACAACATCCATACCAACCCCACGGCCGGAAATATCTGTTACCTTATCGTTAGTACTAAAACCTTGAAGAAACACCAAGTTCTTTATGTCATTTTCATTCATGCCATCTGTACTTATACCAAGCTTCTCAGCTTTTAGTCTAACCTTCTCTATATTTATCCCTCTTCCGTTATCTTCAACCCTTATAACGGCTTTTGTGCCTTCTTGGTACGCACTCAAAGTTATTACCCCTGTAGAACTTTTATCTTTTAACCTTCGTTCCTCCCTAGACTCTATTCCATGATCAGCAGCATTTCTTATAAGATGTATAAGTGGTTCACCTATTTCATCTATTACTGTTCTATCTAGCTCTGTATCTTGACCTTCTATAACAAATTCTATATCTTTATCAAGCTCTAAAGATATATCTCTTATCATTCTTGGGAATCTATTAAAGACTACATCTAAAGGCAGCATCCTTATTTTCATTACCAAATCTTGAATATCAGAAGTGGTTCTGCCTATTTGTTCTAATGTCTCATTTAACTCAACTGACTTATTAGATGAACTTATTTGCTCTAATCTAGTCCTATGTATCACAAGCTCTGAAACCATATTCATAAGTTTATCTAGTCTTTCTAAGTCAACTCTTATTGATTGATGGTTTTTTTTATGGGTTACGCCACCTACTCTTTCCAAATCTTGAACTTTCATATTTGGTTTAGAGGTCTTTATTTGTTCTATTTCTTTTTCATCAATAAATATGGTATTAGCTTCTTCAGTCTCCTTCATACCAATAGATGTTAATTCTATTTTATTAACTTCTACATTTCTAACCTCTGAAATGTTATATATAATATGTGATGTATCTTCTTTATTCTTATTTGTAATATAAATTAGCGAAATTTCAAAATCAAAATTTTCATTTTCAATTTCTTCTATGCTTGGCACAGATTTTATTACTTCTCCACCTTCCTCTAATGCCTTGAATATTAAAAATGCTCTTGCAGATTTCAACAATGTATTTTCATCCAAAACTATGTGGATTTCCTCAGCATAAAATCCTTTTTCTTCTGCTTGCTTAATAATATTTATATCATACTCATTAAGATTTATTTTGTGTTTTGATGATATTAATTCTTTTTCTTCTATTTCAGTTAAGTTTTGTTGTGATTTTTCATAATTATCATCACTTATAGATTTGATTTTATTTAAATTTATTTTAGTAACTTCAATCTCTCTTACTTCAGAAATATGAGAAATAATACTAAACACTTCTTGCTCACTCTTTGTTGTAATATAAATTAATGAGATTTCAAAATCAAAGTTCTCATTTTCAATATCTTCTGTACTTGGAAATGATTTTATTACTTCTCCCCATTCTTCTAAATACTGTAGTATTAAAAATACCCTCGCTGATTTTAACAATGTATTTTTATCCAGACCTACATTTATTTTTTGAGCATAAAATCCTTTTTCTTGAGCCTTTTCAATAATACCTATATCATATTCATTAAGATCTATTAAATCTTTTTCTATATATTCTTCTACAACTTCTTTTGACTCAATTTTATATTCTGTTTTTTCATTATGCTCTTTGGATATAGATTCTAATTCATCTATTATATCTTCAATATCTTCTTCATCGCCTATACCTTCCGATACATTATTCACCATCTTTTCAAGATTATCAAGACATTGAAAAAGAACTGTTACAACCCTTTCTGTAACTTTAAGTTCTCCTTGCCTAAATCTTTCTAGAACATCCTCCATCTTATGGGTTAACTCTGCTATATTATTATATCCCATTGTAGCTGCCATTCCCTTTATAGTGTGAGCTACCCTAAATATTTCATTTAGCTTGTCCGTATCATCTGGATTTTGTTCAAGTTCTAATAGGGATTCATTTAAAATTTGAAGGTTATCCATAGACTCTTCTAAAAACATAGACAAATATTGTTGCAAATCCATTTTTCTCCTCCTTATAGCTTTTTATATATAAATGTAGAGGCTTTTTCAAATCCAAAGCTTTTATAATTATATATACTTTCAGTGGCACCTAAAAAAAGCATACCACCTTGATTTAAAGAGCTACTAAATTTCTTATATATATCGTTCTTCACATCTTGGTTAAAATATATAATCACATTTCGACAAACTATAACATCAAATTTAGTATCATATCTGTCCAAAATAAGATCATGTTTCTTAAACTTTACCATACTTTTTATATTATCATTTAGTATATACCTCCCTTCTAACACATTAAAATATTTATGTATATCTTCTTTTGATATATTTCTAATATCTGAAGAAATATATTCTCCCTTTTTAGCTTTTTCTAATATAGTACTATCTATATCTGTTGCTATAATGTTATGAGTTATACCTTTTGATATTTGATCTAATATCATAGCTATTGAGTATGGTTCTGCACCAGTAGAACAAGCAGCACTCCAAATTTTAAGCGTTTTTTTATTGATATGCAATTCTTCCTGAAGTTTTATTTTAAATTGATTAAATATATCTGCATTTCTAAAAAATTCTGTAACATTTATAGTTATAAAATCTAAAAACCTTTGCCTTTGTGCTTCTTCTTTTTTTAATAAAACTACATAATCTTCAAGATTATCTACACCTATCCTATACATTAAACTCCGAATCCTTCTATGAAGTTGATTAGACTTATAGGCAGATAAATCTATTCCAAAATCCTTTAAAACCCATTGTTCAAATTGCGAAAAATCCATTTTATCTCCTAACCCCCATAACGCTTTTTACAATATGTAAAGGTATGTCTTTTAGTGGCAAAGCTATATCCACCATTCCAGTTGCATAAGCCATCTTAGGCATTCCATATATTATGCAAGTAGATTCATCTTCTGATATAGTATATCCGCCCATTTTTTTTACCTCCACCGTTCCATTAGCCCCATCCTTTCCCATGCCCGTTAATATGATACTCATAAGGTTAGATCCATAAACCTTTGAAGCTGATATAAAGAGCTTATCTACAGCTGGTCTCACTCCCCAAATAGTTTTATCAGTATTAAGAGAAATCTTCTTATCTTTACTTATCTCTAAATGAAACCCACCAGGAGCTATGTATATTTTATCTCGTTCTATATTATCTCCATCAATTGCTTCTACGACCTCTATATTACTATTATTATTAAGTCTCTTAGCAAAAGCTTTAGTAAATCCAGCTGGCATATGTTGTACAATTATAATAGGTACTCCAAGTTTTGGAGGAAGAGATTTAATTATTGTATGTAGGGATCTAGGCCCACCAGTAGATGCTCCAATAACTATTGCTTGTATCCTTTTTGTATGATTCGGCCTATTTTCTACAAACTCTTTATCTTTTTTAAAAGACTTTATAACAATTTTATGTTCATTGTTCTTATTAAGTTTTCCTAAGACCTTCTTATTATATGCCAATCTTATCTTTTCAGTTAAATCATCTAAAACTTTGTCTATATCCAAAGAAATACTCCCTGAAGGCTTAGGAATAAAATCGAAAGCCCCAGCTTCAAGGCATTCCATAGTTAATTCTGCGCCTCTTTTGGATATACTACTTAACATTATAACTGGTATGTTTATGTTTCTTAGTTTTAACTCTTTCAAAGCTTCTATGCCGTTCATTTTAGGCATTTCAACATCTAAGGTTATTACATCCGGATGTTGTGTTTCAAGTTTTGATAGTAACTCTTGTCCATTTCTAGCTATACCAATAACTTCTATATCTAATTGACGATTTAACATATCTGATATAATTTTACGCATTAGGGCTGAATCGTCTACTACCATCACCTTAATTTTATTCAAACCTTATCAATCCCATCATAATTCTTTTATTCCTATGCCTATAGTTCTTATATAGACGATACCACTAGAAGTATCTAATATCATGGTTCTGCCTTTATTTCCTCCTACATCTGTAGATATAATAGGTATTGACAATTCACTTAAGCTTTGTCTTACAGCTACCTCATTTCTATTACCTATATCATTTGTCTTATTTTTATCTGCAAAATTAAACATAGATGCTCCCCCAACTATTTTAGCTGTTATATTTTTCTTCTTTGCACCCTCTTTTTCCATTATGTTTAAAAGTAGTGGAATTGCCAAATTTGCAAATTTAAAAGGATTATTCACTTTATTGAATTGAGTACTATCAGGTAATATAATATGAGCTAATCCCCCCAGCGCTATACTCTTGTCATATAACGCTATACCTATACAAGATCCTAAACCCACTGCAATTATTTCTCCTGGTGAGTTTACTATATTAGCTTCTCCAATTCCTACTCTAATCTTATTACTGTGTTCCATAATCTTTATACCATATTTCTCTTTTCTTGTTCTGTGAGAATATTCGCCAGGTTCAATAATATCATTATATTCCCATCTAGCCTTATAAGTCCTTTAATATACCTTCTAGAAATAGAAGTCACTATGCTTGGAGGGTTCTCTATATCTTCTAATCTTATATCTTTAACTTCTGAAACCAAATCTACTATCATACCTATTTTCTGATTATCTTGCTTTACTACAATTATCTTTGTATCTGCATCTTTTACTGCCTCTTGAATTTTAAACTTCTTAACTATACTTATTACTGGTAATATGTGATCTTCATAGTTTATTACACCATCTATAAAATCAGGTGCATCAGGAAGTACTGTAGGTTTTTCATAACCTAAGATCCTTTCAACTTCCATTATATCTGTAGCATAACTTTCTCCATTTAAGCTAAAGACCAAAACCTTAATATGCCTTTCATCCATGTAATTCAATCCCCCTATAACTTTAATCTATCTATAACAATATTGCCATCACTCCCCATATACGCATGTACATTCTTGCTTGGAATTTCTAATATGCCCTCTTTTTCACCAAAGACAAAAGTAGTATTTTGATAAGCAGTATCTACATATATGTGACCTTTGTCTTCTACCATTAGAGTTGTAACTACCCCCGCAGGGCTCCCAACAATTCTAGCTTTTATCTCCTTTTTAGCACTTATTCTTCCACCTCTTGATATGGCCCCTGGCTGTTCAAAGTATATCCCATCGTTTGAAGAAATGTTAGAAATATATTGACCTTTGCCTTTAAAAACAATATTACCTGTACTATGAATATTAGAATCCTGGCAATAATTAAGATTAACGCTTACTGGTATAGTTGAATTATTATTAAATAGTTCAATGTTTCCTTTAATCATAAATATTATATCATTTAATTCATTGTAATCCTTTATCTGCAAGGGCCCTAATCCTATGACCCTTTTTTTTATAATATCTATAAGTTCTGTATCGTAATCTTGTTCCATAAGGGAGTCCCTTATTATATTCATACACATCTTTGATGTGTTTTTAAACTTGGTATCTATTAAGCTTTTAATAATGCTGCCGTCACTAGCTTGCCCTTCAACTAATTTAAACCTCTTTATATCTTTAACACCTTTAACTATTCCTTCTAATGTCGTTGAAAGTGCATTTAAATTATTAATGTAATTTAATTTTAATACATCGGTTCCCCCACCATATATCTTAGATAACATAACATTACCCTTTATAGTGACATCTCCCTTGCTTATTATCTCTGATGATTCTATATATCCTTCTACAACCACAGTGCTGCCACCTTCAACTTTCATTCCCTCCATAACATTACCTTTTATAACTATGTGTTCTGAGAATTTTATATCTCCGGTTTTTAAGTTCACATCTGAAGCTACTTCATGTACCCTCCTTACAAAAAAGCATCCGTTTTTAAAAGAAGCCTTTCCTTCTACCAAGGATACTATTTTCTTGCCATCTTCTGAAAGAATACATCCCTCTGCCGCTCTAAATATAATTGATTTAGGTACCTTAAACTGCAAAATCTCACCTTTTACATTCTTACCATCCACGCCCTTTTTTCCTTCAACTTTCTCAGCAATTATATCCCCTTTTTTAAATGATTCCACAGTTCCTATACTTTTATAATCTACAGTTCCAACTTCATTTTCTTTTAACTTATTTTTATCTTTGCCGAATTTAAATTCTATATAATCTTGTTCTTGGTCTATTGGGAAAACACCTTCAGCTATAACTACATCATTATTCTCTGTTTCTGTGGATATCTTTTGTATTGCTTCCTCTTTTATTCCAAAAGTAATATCCAATAATGATAGGGCATCTTTTATTTCTTGTTCAGTATAAAATGGCAAATGTGTTTTTTCTTCTTCAACATCTATATTTAAGTCTTTAACACCATAAGTATCTTTGACTTTGTAAATTGTTTTAGGAATGAATTCTGTACTTAAATAAGCTTTCATCTTGTTTTTATCTGAAGAAAATTTAATTTCCATATTTCTTTTTGGCACAACATCATCTTGGATTATAGTTAGGTCTATAGTATCTTCATTATATACTTCTTTCTTTTCTTCTATCTTTTCTCCATTAACCTTTATAATTAAATATTTACAGATATTTATCTTTGCAGGTCTTCCTCCATTTTCAGGGTTAGAAACACAAACCTTTCCACTTTTAATACCAATAATGCCATCTTTTTTTTCTATTATATTCATATTATCATTTTCATTTTTAAGAAGGACATTAATTACTACCTTCTTTTTAAATAATCCCCTTTTTTCTTCAATAATATTATACTTTAGATTATTAATAGGTATATTTAGCTCCTTGCTAGCTTGCAAAAGACACTTTTTAAGAGTAAAAGATGAATAAGTTTTCTCCATCATACTAACCCCCCAATATATTGAACCTTATAATTAAAATTATAACACAATGCAAATGTTTTTCATATATATTATTTAATCATACTTAACTTTCTTTTAAACTTTGATGTATTATATTATTCTAACTTATTAAGTATCGTAGATTATCTCCAATAATTTATATATTCTTTCACTTTTTGACCATATTTATAAATTATTATTTTTATTATATCATTTTTTGTAGAACTTAATGCATTTCCTTCTATATATCGTATAGGAAGTACACTAGGAGATGTCCCTGATATAAACGCACCGTCTAAATTACTTATATCTTCATACCTATATCCCTCTTCTATTACCTTTATCTTATTTTCTAAGCATATTTCTAAAATCTCATTTCTTGTTATTCCGGGTAGGACATCTGAAATAGGAGATGTTATTACAAAGTCTTCTTTTATAAAGAATATATTAGACTTACTTCCTTCTGTTACTCTCCCATTTCTATCTACCAATATAGCTTCGTAAACTTCCCCACCTTTAATCTTTTCATTAACCTTTTCCCTAAAATCATCGTTTACAATCTTAGCATTAGGATTATTCCTTTCTCCATGATAAAGAATAGTACTTACCCCTTCTTTATAGTCTACCTCTGTGGGGTATTCATGTTTTATATAAAACATAGTAAAATCCTTTTTAGGTTTATCAGCATTAATCACCATTTTTATATTGCCGCAAGCTTTATCATTAAG
It includes:
- a CDS encoding chemotaxis protein CheC, whose amino-acid sequence is MNYLKLDDIQLDALKEMSNIGSGNAVTSFSQLLNKRIDMTVPDINIVKFEDIFSRIDGENPLVGVVVRVLGDAPGNILFILNNEVALNIIGLLTGTKVDTINDMGYSVLCEVGNIIAGSYMNAIGKLTNLLIIPSVPAVTYDMLGAILSTIFIETGQYDDYVLDIETTFLNNDINNDENNNIGAHFYYIPKPGSLDKMLNALGLI
- a CDS encoding chemotaxis protein CheA, translating into MDLQQYLSMFLEESMDNLQILNESLLELEQNPDDTDKLNEIFRVAHTIKGMAATMGYNNIAELTHKMEDVLERFRQGELKVTERVVTVLFQCLDNLEKMVNNVSEGIGDEEDIEDIIDELESISKEHNEKTEYKIESKEVVEEYIEKDLIDLNEYDIGIIEKAQEKGFYAQKINVGLDKNTLLKSARVFLILQYLEEWGEVIKSFPSTEDIENENFDFEISLIYITTKSEQEVFSIISHISEVREIEVTKINLNKIKSISDDNYEKSQQNLTEIEEKELISSKHKINLNEYDINIIKQAEEKGFYAEEIHIVLDENTLLKSARAFLIFKALEEGGEVIKSVPSIEEIENENFDFEISLIYITNKNKEDTSHIIYNISEVRNVEVNKIELTSIGMKETEEANTIFIDEKEIEQIKTSKPNMKVQDLERVGGVTHKKNHQSIRVDLERLDKLMNMVSELVIHRTRLEQISSSNKSVELNETLEQIGRTTSDIQDLVMKIRMLPLDVVFNRFPRMIRDISLELDKDIEFVIEGQDTELDRTVIDEIGEPLIHLIRNAADHGIESREERRLKDKSSTGVITLSAYQEGTKAVIRVEDNGRGINIEKVRLKAEKLGISTDGMNENDIKNLVFLQGFSTNDKVTDISGRGVGMDVVKTKIGALGGTVEVISEIDKGSTFIIKLPLTLQIIQALLVKVGSETMAISLGYIDRVINYREDLIKRTNGEEVIIYRDNVIPLIRINELLEIDEKRKGGKGFIVITNVAEKSVGFLVDDLLGQQEIVIKPLGSIFHELKEYIGATILGDGLVTLILDVGALV
- a CDS encoding CheR family methyltransferase, whose translation is MDFSQFEQWVLKDFGIDLSAYKSNQLHRRIRSLMYRIGVDNLEDYVVLLKKEEAQRQRFLDFITINVTEFFRNADIFNQFKIKLQEELHINKKTLKIWSAACSTGAEPYSIAMILDQISKGITHNIIATDIDSTILEKAKKGEYISSDIRNISKEDIHKYFNVLEGRYILNDNIKSMVKFKKHDLILDRYDTKFDVIVCRNVIIYFNQDVKNDIYKKFSSSLNQGGMLFLGATESIYNYKSFGFEKASTFIYKKL
- a CDS encoding protein-glutamate methylesterase/protein-glutamine glutaminase, translating into MNKIKVMVVDDSALMRKIISDMLNRQLDIEVIGIARNGQELLSKLETQHPDVITLDVEMPKMNGIEALKELKLRNINIPVIMLSSISKRGAELTMECLEAGAFDFIPKPSGSISLDIDKVLDDLTEKIRLAYNKKVLGKLNKNNEHKIVIKSFKKDKEFVENRPNHTKRIQAIVIGASTGGPRSLHTIIKSLPPKLGVPIIIVQHMPAGFTKAFAKRLNNNSNIEVVEAIDGDNIERDKIYIAPGGFHLEISKDKKISLNTDKTIWGVRPAVDKLFISASKVYGSNLMSIILTGMGKDGANGTVEVKKMGGYTISEDESTCIIYGMPKMAYATGMVDIALPLKDIPLHIVKSVMGVRR
- a CDS encoding chemotaxis protein CheD, which codes for MKIMEHSNKIRVGIGEANIVNSPGEIIAVGLGSCIGIALYDKSIALGGLAHIILPDSTQFNKVNNPFKFANLAIPLLLNIMEKEGAKKKNITAKIVGGASMFNFADKNKTNDIGNRNEVAVRQSLSELSIPIISTDVGGNKGRTMILDTSSGIVYIRTIGIGIKEL
- a CDS encoding chemotaxis protein CheW, coding for MDERHIKVLVFSLNGESYATDIMEVERILGYEKPTVLPDAPDFIDGVINYEDHILPVISIVKKFKIQEAVKDADTKIIVVKQDNQKIGMIVDLVSEVKDIRLEDIENPPSIVTSISRRYIKGLIRLDGNIMILLNLANILTEQEKRNMV
- a CDS encoding DUF342 domain-containing protein yields the protein MMEKTYSSFTLKKCLLQASKELNIPINNLKYNIIEEKRGLFKKKVVINVLLKNENDNMNIIEKKDGIIGIKSGKVCVSNPENGGRPAKINICKYLIIKVNGEKIEEKKEVYNEDTIDLTIIQDDVVPKRNMEIKFSSDKNKMKAYLSTEFIPKTIYKVKDTYGVKDLNIDVEEEKTHLPFYTEQEIKDALSLLDITFGIKEEAIQKISTETENNDVVIAEGVFPIDQEQDYIEFKFGKDKNKLKENEVGTVDYKSIGTVESFKKGDIIAEKVEGKKGVDGKNVKGEILQFKVPKSIIFRAAEGCILSEDGKKIVSLVEGKASFKNGCFFVRRVHEVASDVNLKTGDIKFSEHIVIKGNVMEGMKVEGGSTVVVEGYIESSEIISKGDVTIKGNVMLSKIYGGGTDVLKLNYINNLNALSTTLEGIVKGVKDIKRFKLVEGQASDGSIIKSLIDTKFKNTSKMCMNIIRDSLMEQDYDTELIDIIKKRVIGLGPLQIKDYNELNDIIFMIKGNIELFNNNSTIPVSVNLNYCQDSNIHSTGNIVFKGKGQYISNISSNDGIYFEQPGAISRGGRISAKKEIKARIVGSPAGVVTTLMVEDKGHIYVDTAYQNTTFVFGEKEGILEIPSKNVHAYMGSDGNIVIDRLKL
- a CDS encoding aminotransferase class IV, with product MIFITCLYFMADCINKFLIKNGKVEKCVDFNNDFIYSDINVYEVIRIINGVPLFFEKHLERMEKSMKLIDMEMPYSYETCKGYIKELIELNDKACGNIKMVINADKPKKDFTMFYIKHEYPTEVDYKEGVSTILYHGERNNPNAKIVNDDFREKVNEKIKGGEVYEAILVDRNGRVTEGSKSNIFFIKEDFVITSPISDVLPGITRNEILEICLENKIKVIEEGYRYEDISNLDGAFISGTSPSVLPIRYIEGNALSSTKNDIIKIIIYKYGQKVKEYINYWR